Proteins from a single region of Corvus moneduloides isolate bCorMon1 chromosome 19, bCorMon1.pri, whole genome shotgun sequence:
- the CEP95 gene encoding centrosomal protein of 95 kDa isoform X2: MGSAEGTDWVDVANDLLRTCHINQHIKHLSECGADVFVRLYESILGERVPDFIAAPGSQEDDAHNVQAVIDSLALDYLQVSLSHITADINVLSSDEIQIASQEQLESTAGQLIQHTLLSSVEGSQSEYFVLTCDTDGSGSTSELIKLGDTAHSFSERGEGWMESVHAGELHKGSLSVSDTKLGEPIQQAILLLPPFQPSDLGWRDCHSSDRQAAALACSQAVNIPTIEKSPSKKFEDVSDSLPLSRKIPVGEMVGSDDAEDNVTKVPLVYESSIAASSFEEKLSLCAEQVTQTPRPESRYQPRTPRYENSTADLLEDSLSHRTTKEKVPEQEFHEASENLSHRLNELDLMLKRALGEHMREEELTDEDSLSQHSDNVMDYGRRAAKRDTSHPRYSGRPRSLSPASPTSQHQEHELHGSGTGQIKTIRSQLQKERDERTRKTKLVTKAYENELRIYEARERCILSKLREAAKEVEQEYKENIFQEPPKMSQPVKVYSRKTTPQYPKYSQWIPKRGIMKPKQAAPMTIRDNDLLLQLLEEFPHLHISPCTLNKMWQRQVAHTLHLKVLSGRSRPKLQNEVEQVLKKHELLTAIIKRDQDHSKRLQEIKQRIYRQKWAQNKVTERRQQVARARKYYEDYRVQLRAKMMRERTREAKIFKNLFEEGLEIQKQRLKDLRVYAQEKRHEQWRDHQNELESLENYYKDQFSMLAEAVSQEFQEIQTREKAQAQMLQKTRKQLRSKMEKEIQQLQAAIIHNDDDTFFQELEADRLRTRLQMASFQYSQSHFF; encoded by the exons ATGGGTAGCGCTGAGGGTACAG ATTGGGTTGATGTTGCCAATGATCTTTTAAGGACCTGTCACATAAACCAGCACATAAAGCATCTCTCAGAATGTGGTGCTGACGTGTTTGTTCGTCTTTATGAGTCAATCTTAGGAGAAAGAGTACCAG aTTTCATAGCTGCTCCCGGAAGCCAAGAGGATGATGCACATAATGTACAAGCAGTAATAGATTCCCTGGCATTGGATTATTTGCAGGTCAGCTTGTCTCACATCACTG CTGATATAAATGTGCTGTCCAGTGATGAAATTCAAATTGCATCTcaagagcagctggaaagcactGCTGGTCAACTTATACAACATACACTACTCTCATCAGTTGAAGG GTCCCAGTCAGAATATTTTGTTCTAACTTGTGATACAGATGGCTCAGGATCGACCAGTGAATTAATTAAACTTGGAGATACTGCTCATTCATTTTCTGAGAGAGGGGAAG GATGGATGGAGTCTGTTCATGCTGGTGAACTTCACAAAGGGAGTTTGAGTGTCAGTGATACAAAACTGGGGGAGCCTATTCAGCAAGCAATTCTTCTGCTGCCCCCCTTCCAGCCCTCGGATCTAGGATGGAGAGATTGCCACAGCTCAGACAGACAGGCAGCAGCTTTGGCTTGCAGTCAAGCAGTGAACATTCCTACT attgaAAAGTCACCTAGCAAAAAATTTGAAGATGTTTCTGATAGTCTTCCTCTGTCAAGAAAGATTCCTG TGGGAGAAATGGTGGGATCAGATGATGCTGAGGACAATGTGACAAAG GTGCCTCTGGTATATGAGTCTTCTATAGCTGCCTCCTCTTTTGAGGAAAAGCTTTCACTATGTGCTGAACAAGTAACACAGACTCCAAGACCTGAATCTCGGTACCAGCCTAGAACACCAAG ATACGAAAATTCCACCGCAGATTTGCTTGAAGATTCACTTTCCCACAGAACAACAAAGGAGAAGGTGCCTGAGCAAGAGTTTCATGAAGCATCAGAAAATCTGTCTCACAGACTAAATGAACTAGATTTA ATGTTGAAGAGAGCTTTGGGTGAGCACATGAGAGAAGAGGAGCTGACAGATGAGGACAGCCTGTCACAGCACAGTGACAATGTCATGGACTATGGCCGAAGGGCAGCCAAGAGAG ATACATCACATCCAAGGTACTCAGGCAGGCCACGATCCCTCTCTCCAGCCTCACCCACATCTCAGCATCAGGAACATGAACTTCATGGTAGTGGAACAGGCCAAATAAAGACAATACGCAGccagctgcagaaagaaagggatgaaagaacaagaaaaacaaag ctGGTCACTAAAGCATATGAAAATGAGCTAAGAATTTATGAAGCGAGGGAGAGGTGTATACTTTCCAAGCTCAGAGAAGCTGCCAAGGAAGTG GAACAAGAGtataaagaaaacatctttcaaGAACCTCCAAAAATGTCTCAGCCAGTGAAAGTTTATTCTAGAAAAACCACACCTCAGTATCCCAAATACAGCCAGTGGATTCCAAAACGAGGGATCATGAAGCCAAAGCAAGCAGCTCCAA TGACAATAAGAGACAACGACCTCCTGTTGCAGCTTCTGGAGGAGTTTCCCCACCTGCACATTTCACCCTGTACTCTGAATAAAATGTGGCAGCGGCAGGTTGCACACACTCTGCACCTTAAGGTGCTTTCTGGCAGATCTAGACCAAAACTCCAGAATGAA GTTGAACAAGTCTTGAAGAAACATGAGCTGCTTACTGCAATTATTAAGAGAGATCAAGATCACAGCAAGAGACTG CAAGAAATCAAGCAGCGCATCTACCGCCAGAAATGGGCTCAGAACAAGGTGACAGAGAGGCGGCAGCAGGTGGCCCGGGCCAGGAAATACTACGAGGACTACAGGGTCCAGCTCCGCGCCAAGATGATGCGGGAGAGGACACGGGAGGCAAAG ATATTTAAAAACTTATTTGAAGAAGGCTTAGAAATTCAAAAGCAAAGACTGAAGGACCTGAGAGTATATGCTCAAGAGAAGCGTCATGAGCAATGGAGAGACCACCAGAATGAGCTGGAGTCTCTGGAGAACTACTACAAAGATCAG TTTTCCATGCTAGCAGAAGCTGTATCTCAAGAATTCCAAGAAATCCAAACCAGAGAGAAAGCACAAGCACAA ATgctacagaaaacaagaaaacaactgAGATcaaagatggaaaaggaaatacagcAACTGCAAGCAGCAATCATACACAATGATGATGACACCTTTTTTCAAGAACTAGAAGCAGACAGACTGAGAACCAGACTTCAGATGGCTTCTTTCCAGTACAGCCAAAGCCATTTCTTCTAA
- the CEP95 gene encoding centrosomal protein of 95 kDa isoform X1 — translation MGSAEGTDWVDVANDLLRTCHINQHIKHLSECGADVFVRLYESILGERVPDFIAAPGSQEDDAHNVQAVIDSLALDYLQVSLSHITGENIVKGDRESIKNLLEIFDGLLEYLREVSEASSQTGADINVLSSDEIQIASQEQLESTAGQLIQHTLLSSVEGSQSEYFVLTCDTDGSGSTSELIKLGDTAHSFSERGEGWMESVHAGELHKGSLSVSDTKLGEPIQQAILLLPPFQPSDLGWRDCHSSDRQAAALACSQAVNIPTIEKSPSKKFEDVSDSLPLSRKIPVGEMVGSDDAEDNVTKVPLVYESSIAASSFEEKLSLCAEQVTQTPRPESRYQPRTPRYENSTADLLEDSLSHRTTKEKVPEQEFHEASENLSHRLNELDLMLKRALGEHMREEELTDEDSLSQHSDNVMDYGRRAAKRDTSHPRYSGRPRSLSPASPTSQHQEHELHGSGTGQIKTIRSQLQKERDERTRKTKLVTKAYENELRIYEARERCILSKLREAAKEVEQEYKENIFQEPPKMSQPVKVYSRKTTPQYPKYSQWIPKRGIMKPKQAAPMTIRDNDLLLQLLEEFPHLHISPCTLNKMWQRQVAHTLHLKVLSGRSRPKLQNEVEQVLKKHELLTAIIKRDQDHSKRLQEIKQRIYRQKWAQNKVTERRQQVARARKYYEDYRVQLRAKMMRERTREAKIFKNLFEEGLEIQKQRLKDLRVYAQEKRHEQWRDHQNELESLENYYKDQFSMLAEAVSQEFQEIQTREKAQAQMLQKTRKQLRSKMEKEIQQLQAAIIHNDDDTFFQELEADRLRTRLQMASFQYSQSHFF, via the exons ATGGGTAGCGCTGAGGGTACAG ATTGGGTTGATGTTGCCAATGATCTTTTAAGGACCTGTCACATAAACCAGCACATAAAGCATCTCTCAGAATGTGGTGCTGACGTGTTTGTTCGTCTTTATGAGTCAATCTTAGGAGAAAGAGTACCAG aTTTCATAGCTGCTCCCGGAAGCCAAGAGGATGATGCACATAATGTACAAGCAGTAATAGATTCCCTGGCATTGGATTATTTGCAGGTCAGCTTGTCTCACATCACTG GTGAGAACATTGTGAAAGGAGACAGGGAATCTATCAAAAACCTCCTCGAAATATTTGATGGTTTGTTAGAGTATCTTAGAGAAGTCAGTGAAGCATCTTCTCAGACTGGAG CTGATATAAATGTGCTGTCCAGTGATGAAATTCAAATTGCATCTcaagagcagctggaaagcactGCTGGTCAACTTATACAACATACACTACTCTCATCAGTTGAAGG GTCCCAGTCAGAATATTTTGTTCTAACTTGTGATACAGATGGCTCAGGATCGACCAGTGAATTAATTAAACTTGGAGATACTGCTCATTCATTTTCTGAGAGAGGGGAAG GATGGATGGAGTCTGTTCATGCTGGTGAACTTCACAAAGGGAGTTTGAGTGTCAGTGATACAAAACTGGGGGAGCCTATTCAGCAAGCAATTCTTCTGCTGCCCCCCTTCCAGCCCTCGGATCTAGGATGGAGAGATTGCCACAGCTCAGACAGACAGGCAGCAGCTTTGGCTTGCAGTCAAGCAGTGAACATTCCTACT attgaAAAGTCACCTAGCAAAAAATTTGAAGATGTTTCTGATAGTCTTCCTCTGTCAAGAAAGATTCCTG TGGGAGAAATGGTGGGATCAGATGATGCTGAGGACAATGTGACAAAG GTGCCTCTGGTATATGAGTCTTCTATAGCTGCCTCCTCTTTTGAGGAAAAGCTTTCACTATGTGCTGAACAAGTAACACAGACTCCAAGACCTGAATCTCGGTACCAGCCTAGAACACCAAG ATACGAAAATTCCACCGCAGATTTGCTTGAAGATTCACTTTCCCACAGAACAACAAAGGAGAAGGTGCCTGAGCAAGAGTTTCATGAAGCATCAGAAAATCTGTCTCACAGACTAAATGAACTAGATTTA ATGTTGAAGAGAGCTTTGGGTGAGCACATGAGAGAAGAGGAGCTGACAGATGAGGACAGCCTGTCACAGCACAGTGACAATGTCATGGACTATGGCCGAAGGGCAGCCAAGAGAG ATACATCACATCCAAGGTACTCAGGCAGGCCACGATCCCTCTCTCCAGCCTCACCCACATCTCAGCATCAGGAACATGAACTTCATGGTAGTGGAACAGGCCAAATAAAGACAATACGCAGccagctgcagaaagaaagggatgaaagaacaagaaaaacaaag ctGGTCACTAAAGCATATGAAAATGAGCTAAGAATTTATGAAGCGAGGGAGAGGTGTATACTTTCCAAGCTCAGAGAAGCTGCCAAGGAAGTG GAACAAGAGtataaagaaaacatctttcaaGAACCTCCAAAAATGTCTCAGCCAGTGAAAGTTTATTCTAGAAAAACCACACCTCAGTATCCCAAATACAGCCAGTGGATTCCAAAACGAGGGATCATGAAGCCAAAGCAAGCAGCTCCAA TGACAATAAGAGACAACGACCTCCTGTTGCAGCTTCTGGAGGAGTTTCCCCACCTGCACATTTCACCCTGTACTCTGAATAAAATGTGGCAGCGGCAGGTTGCACACACTCTGCACCTTAAGGTGCTTTCTGGCAGATCTAGACCAAAACTCCAGAATGAA GTTGAACAAGTCTTGAAGAAACATGAGCTGCTTACTGCAATTATTAAGAGAGATCAAGATCACAGCAAGAGACTG CAAGAAATCAAGCAGCGCATCTACCGCCAGAAATGGGCTCAGAACAAGGTGACAGAGAGGCGGCAGCAGGTGGCCCGGGCCAGGAAATACTACGAGGACTACAGGGTCCAGCTCCGCGCCAAGATGATGCGGGAGAGGACACGGGAGGCAAAG ATATTTAAAAACTTATTTGAAGAAGGCTTAGAAATTCAAAAGCAAAGACTGAAGGACCTGAGAGTATATGCTCAAGAGAAGCGTCATGAGCAATGGAGAGACCACCAGAATGAGCTGGAGTCTCTGGAGAACTACTACAAAGATCAG TTTTCCATGCTAGCAGAAGCTGTATCTCAAGAATTCCAAGAAATCCAAACCAGAGAGAAAGCACAAGCACAA ATgctacagaaaacaagaaaacaactgAGATcaaagatggaaaaggaaatacagcAACTGCAAGCAGCAATCATACACAATGATGATGACACCTTTTTTCAAGAACTAGAAGCAGACAGACTGAGAACCAGACTTCAGATGGCTTCTTTCCAGTACAGCCAAAGCCATTTCTTCTAA